One segment of Mycoplasma sp. E35C DNA contains the following:
- a CDS encoding DJ-1/PfpI family protein, with protein MKKNIKRQIRIAAIVATEVDDLELIVPTDLWRRAKFIVDYISIEKKNSVTLAQGTSIKCGLTIDKSNLMQYNAIYLPGGQGSKRFGDDPKLIHYLTKFNDKENRSSRFILAINQSPIVLKNLDLLGTKKVAANDEHKEALGANFDNKSNILHSDNFITAKATGHVFDFAIEAVKILGTKKDADELVKMISYKK; from the coding sequence ATGAAAAAAAATATTAAAAGACAGATTAGAATTGCGGCTATTGTAGCTACGGAAGTTGATGATTTAGAACTGATTGTTCCAACAGATTTATGAAGAAGAGCTAAGTTTATTGTTGATTATATTTCAATAGAAAAAAAGAACAGTGTAACCTTAGCACAAGGGACTTCAATCAAATGTGGTTTAACCATTGATAAATCAAACTTGATGCAATATAATGCGATTTATCTTCCAGGTGGTCAGGGTTCTAAACGGTTTGGTGATGATCCTAAATTAATTCATTATTTAACTAAATTTAATGATAAGGAAAATCGCAGTTCAAGATTTATCTTAGCAATCAACCAATCACCAATTGTTCTTAAAAACTTAGATCTATTAGGAACTAAAAAAGTTGCAGCCAACGATGAACACAAAGAAGCTTTAGGTGCTAATTTTGATAACAAATCAAATATCCTTCATTCAGACAACTTCATCACAGCAAAAGCAACAGGTCACGTCTTTGATTTCGCAATTGAAGCAGTTAAGATTTTAGGAACTAAAAAAGACGCTGATGAACTAGTAAAAATGATTTCTTACAAAAAATAA
- a CDS encoding alpha/beta fold hydrolase — MTNNIDLSKIDSFELIRPNAKHKIVYLHGFSSNYKVKKKLWEYYDNCSFYAVNMPGHGNSKFSSPEELSIPYYAEVIKAYFEKHDLRDVILIGHSMGGGLTSIMNHQIPERLKLSILEAPANRAILGNCKTIDLLCPKGPEDMKELFYSLYFDPEKEFRGQIDKVAADEYKQLKNHFETLKPMLSVNVLEDMSRMSDLGYQSATKPMLIIFGDTDKMVPTNESIQHISSLNKNIKFEIIKNSGHVPFYEHTNEFLDITTKFIKSVDPTFEK, encoded by the coding sequence ATGACAAACAATATTGACTTATCAAAAATTGATAGTTTTGAACTAATCAGACCAAACGCAAAGCACAAAATCGTGTATTTACACGGTTTTAGTTCTAATTACAAAGTTAAGAAAAAATTATGAGAATACTACGATAATTGCAGCTTTTATGCAGTTAATATGCCAGGGCATGGGAATAGTAAATTTAGCAGCCCTGAAGAATTAAGTATTCCGTATTATGCAGAAGTAATTAAAGCATATTTTGAAAAGCACGATCTAAGAGATGTGATCTTAATTGGCCATTCAATGGGTGGTGGATTAACTTCAATTATGAACCACCAAATTCCAGAACGACTTAAATTAAGTATTCTAGAAGCACCAGCAAATAGAGCCATTCTTGGAAACTGTAAAACAATTGATCTATTATGTCCAAAGGGTCCAGAAGATATGAAAGAATTATTTTATTCTTTATACTTCGATCCTGAAAAAGAATTCAGAGGTCAAATTGATAAAGTGGCAGCTGATGAATATAAACAATTAAAAAATCACTTTGAAACATTAAAACCAATGTTATCAGTTAATGTTCTAGAAGACATGAGCAGAATGAGCGATCTTGGTTATCAATCAGCAACAAAACCAATGTTGATTATTTTTGGTGATACTGACAAAATGGTGCCAACAAATGAATCAATTCAACACATCTCATCACTTAATAAAAATATTAAATTCGAGATCATTAAAAACTCAGGTCATGTGCCATTTTATGAACACACAAATGAGTTCTTAGATATTACTACTAAATTTATTAAGAGTGTTGATCCAACTTTTGAAAAATAA